CGTGCGCGCTGCCGCGGCCATTGGGCAACAGCGCGATACACATGGCGTAAACGGCGATGCCGATCGGCAGATTGACCAGGAAGATCCAATGCCAGCTCAAGAGGTTGGTCAGAAGACCGCCTGCCAGTACGCCGATGCTGCCGCCACCCGCACACACGAAGCCATACACACCCATCGCCTTGGCGCGCTCGCCCGGTTCGGTGAACAGATTCATGATCAACGACAGCGAAACAGCCGACACGACCGCACCGCCGAAGCCCTGCACCGCGCGCGCACAAACCAGCAGCACCTGCGAGTTCGCCATGCCGCAGGCGAGCGACGCCACGGTGAAGAGAGTGATGCCGCCCAGAAACAGCTTGCGGTGGCCGTACAGGTCGCCCAGCCTGCCGCCGAGCAGCAGGAAGCCGCCGAACGTCAGCATATAGGCGTTGACGACCCAAACCAGCGAGGTCTCGGAGAAGCCGAGATCCGCGGCGATCGACGGCAGCGCGACGTTCACGATCGTCGAGTCGAGCACGATCATCAGCACGCCTAGGCACAGGACCATCAGGGCCAGCCAGCGTTTGCGCGCGTCGATGTTATGGGTCATGCGGTGTGTCTCCGTAGTCGGGTTGCAGCGTCCGTCGGCGAGCGTTCGCGCCGGCGGGGGCGCTCAACTCAGCAGGTCATATTTGCCGCCACGTTCCAGCGCACGCTGATACGCCGGCCGCGCGTGGATGCGGTCCAGAAAACCGCGAATCGCGGCAATGTTGTCAACTCCGCCGCGCGCGGCGCCGGCTTCGAGCGGGAAGCTCATCTGCACGTCCGCGGCGCTGAACTCGTTGCCGACGAACCAGCCGGTCGGCGTGAGTGCGTCGTTGATATAGCCAAGGTGCAGCTTGATCTGCGGATCGACGAAGCTCGATTGCAGCGTCGAGGCGATCTTGCGGGCAATCGGCTTGGCGAAGAACGGCATCGGTGCGCTGCCGATCCGCGTTGCCACCAGCTTGAGCAGCAGAGGCGGCATGACCGATCCTTCCGCGTAGTGCAGCCAGTATGTATAGCGCAAACGCTCAGGCGTGCCAACTGCCGGTGCGAAGCGGCCCTGGCCGTAACGGCCCACCAGATACTCGATGATAGCGCCCGATTCGGCGATCGTGAGGCCTTCATCGGTGATAACCGGCGACTTGCCGAGTGGGTGGACCGCGCGCAATTCGGGCGGTGCCAGCATGGTCTTGGGGTCGCGCTCGTAGCGTTTGATCTCGTACGGCACGCCAAGCTCTTCAAGCAGCCACAGGACTCGTTGCGAGCGGGAGTTGTTCAGATGATGGACTGTCAGCATAGGGGATCCGGGCCTGTGGAGTGCCACATGATAGCTCTGTTGGACGGGGCGCTTTTAGAACCCACGGTCGGCTTCCAGGCGGTTCGTGTCCGGGAAGAAGCAAAAGAACAGGCTTCGCGCATCTAATTCACGGCGCCGGATATCAGGCGATGGGTTTGACTCATCTGCACGTGAGCTTTGCCCTACCCGCGCTTTATTGTGGTTTTTTGGTTTAACGATTGCGGTCGTCACAATCAATATTGAAAGTGGCTCTATCCCAGGTGCCGCGCTTTAGTGAATAATCTGCCCGGGAGATTTGCGTTAGAAACTGGCAACTGGATATTGAAACCTGCGCACCCGCTGCAATACGCGGAGGTGATTGGTGTGTCCATGGAAGCCATTAATGCAGCTGGAATAGATTTATGGGACGCGACGAAGAAGCGCCGGTTTTCGGCTGTACCCGTTAATGATAAAAAAACCTTCGTTTTAATCTAAAGGATGCATTGAGCATGAAAAAAATCGTTTTGCCGTTACTGCTGGCTGCATTTTCGATGACGGCTCACGCAGCCGGTTGCGCCAAGCCCCGCAATGCATTTGACCAGGTGTATTGCTCGAGCACGCAGTTCTCCCAGTCCGACCGCGACCTGAACCAGGAATACGACCGCGTGAAGCTGGCCTTGCACCCGGCGGAACAGGCGACGCTCAAGCACGGACAACTCGCATGGCTCAGCCAGCGCGATGCCCGATGCAGCCTTGAAAAGGACGAGGGCTACTTCGTCAATCTCGAGTGCGCAACGGACATGACGCAGCAGCGCATTGCCTTCCTGCGCGAGCGTGAACGCGAATGCAGCAGCACGGGATGCGTCGACGCGAAGCTGGGCGAATAACCGGCTGAAGTTGCTTCTACCGCATCCACGTCAGGCACCGGCAGCACGAGCACGAATCGAGCAGCAATAAAACTAGCGCTAACAAAAGCAAGAGGAAACGGGGATAAGAAGCCGCAAGCTTATCCTTGATGAGGGAAGCATGGATATTCTGCGATTTCTGTTCGTTCTGCCGCTGCGTCTGGTGCGCGGCCTGTTCCGCCTCATCGCGAAGATTACGCGGCCGGTCTTCGGCAGTGTCTCGTGGTCGGCTCCCGCATGGGCGCCGGCCACGGGCGCCGCGATCCGGCGCCGCCCCCGGCACTTCGCTGGCGGCTTGCTCGGCGCCATCGTGCTGGTGGTCGCGGCAGTGGCCGGCTGGCATTGGTATTCGCATCGTCCGAAAGCCCCTGAACCGGAACGGATTAGCTTCCAGGCCAAGGTGCCCGCTGTCACGGATTATGTGCAGGCGGATGGCACGCCCAAGATTACGATTCATCCGCTGGAAGTGGACTTCTCGCGCTCGGCTGCGCCGATCGAACTGGTCGGCAAGACAGTCACCAAAGGCATCACCATGACGCCGGCGCTGAAGGGCGAGTGGAGCTGGGCGGACGATCGCACGCTGCGCTTCGTGCCCGCGGCGGACTGGCCGGTCGGTGCGCATATCGAACTGGCGTTCGATATCAAGCAGGCGTTCGCCCCGCACGTGCTGATGGCCGATGACCATCTGGCCTTCGACATCGCACCGTTCATCGCCAAGGCGGGTGCCGCCGAGTTCTATCAGGATCCGCAAAACGCGGCGGCGAAAAAGACCATCATGCCGGTGAGCTTCAACTACCCGGTCGACACGGCGCAATTCGAAAAGCGCATCTCGCTGGCGCTCGCCGGTAGCGACGGCAAGTTCAACACGCCGCTCAAATTCACCGTGATCTACGACACGGCCAAACTGAACGCGTGGGTCCACTCGCAGCCGCTCGACCTGCCGCGCGACGACGGCGCGGTGCAACTCACGCTCGATAGCGGCGTGCGCAGCTCGCGCGGCGGTGCGGGCACCAAAGACCCTTTGAAGTCGGTGGTGCGGGTGCCGGGTCTTTATAGTCTCGCCGTCAACAGTGTGACTCCGACGCTGGTCGACAACGACCGCTACGAACCGGAGCAGGTGCTCGTTACCGAACTCAGCGGCGCCGTGCGCGGCAGCGATATGAGCGGCGTGATCAAGGCCTGGGTGCTGCCCAAACGCAAGCCGGACGTGGACCAGAAGGACGACGATCCGCCGTATGAGTGGGACCCCGCGGACGTGAGCGAGAGTGTATTGCGTCAGTCGCAGCCGCTCAAACTCGAACTGGTGCCGACGGAAAACGAATTCGCAGAGCTG
The sequence above is drawn from the Paraburkholderia phenazinium genome and encodes:
- a CDS encoding glutathione S-transferase family protein, with protein sequence MLTVHHLNNSRSQRVLWLLEELGVPYEIKRYERDPKTMLAPPELRAVHPLGKSPVITDEGLTIAESGAIIEYLVGRYGQGRFAPAVGTPERLRYTYWLHYAEGSVMPPLLLKLVATRIGSAPMPFFAKPIARKIASTLQSSFVDPQIKLHLGYINDALTPTGWFVGNEFSAADVQMSFPLEAGAARGGVDNIAAIRGFLDRIHARPAYQRALERGGKYDLLS
- a CDS encoding lysozyme inhibitor LprI family protein produces the protein MKKIVLPLLLAAFSMTAHAAGCAKPRNAFDQVYCSSTQFSQSDRDLNQEYDRVKLALHPAEQATLKHGQLAWLSQRDARCSLEKDEGYFVNLECATDMTQQRIAFLRERERECSSTGCVDAKLGE